CTTCAGAACCACAAAAGCCAGACAGTAATCGGGTGCAGCGCCAAAGTATCCAAAGACATAAACGACTACATTATACAGGCGATTAAACCAGGGGCGAGCGCCACCGTCACAGCAGCTAAGGCAGCCAAGTCAGGTGCCGATTTACGCAAAAACCTTTCCGCATCTTTCGAGGTACTCAGGGGTAAACTGAGAGAACGTGGTATAGACCTGGCCAGAGATGTGATCCAGGCTGGAAGGGCTAGCCGGGGagaacatgttttcaacaacgCCCTGCTGGGGCTATATGGATCCATAATCGATGCGTTCATTCAAAGTCACGTCACAGGCGATGACAGAGTGACACTGGTTGGCCGTATTCCGAACAGCCGGGTTAGTGACGCCTTTCAAGGGCATGCCCCAAACGGTGATCACATCAACCTGACCGCTGATCAGAGACGAAACATTAGCACCTGGGTGGTACACATTCCTGACAATGTGGTATATGTGCCAATCAACAATATCCTGTTTGCATACATGACAGAAACCATCAGGGTCAATGCTGTTGACTACATGCATTTGTTTCGTCTGcagcaaaataatgaaaacgtGTTGCATATTCTTGGTGGCACGGTAGATTGGATAAATATGCATCGCGTTTATCTGGACCCACAGGCTGCGGAAATATGGTTTACTGAAAACCCAAATCTCATTCCTCAGTTTCACACAACTGAAGATGGAGTGCAGCTAATGTTGAGGCACCTGGATCCCCAGAGGTCAACCCTGTTACGTGACTTTGTGAATGACCTGAGACAGGCAGGTGCAACTTTTTATTAATGGATGTTAGGAGTCCGCCATCAATTGCAGATGCAAGTGGACCAGTTCAGAACAGAAGCCTCCTTTCTGCCTTAGTGTTAGAATTTTGAAATGCTTCATGTCAGAACAGCTAATTAtgttgttacaaaatgagtttCTTTCATAAGTGATTTTTATcatcaatataaataaaagttgtTTATTTCAAACTCTTGAAGCTCAGTAGATATGTTGCTTTGCTTTCAACTTTCGGTTGTGGGAATACGTTTACTCAGGGTACAGTGGCTTtggctgaataataataataataataataataataataataataataataacaattctGGAAATGACCAAAAATCAGTTCAGGAAgttttatttccaaattagttatttaaatgtatattagaGAAAATTTGTAACCACCACATATGTTTCTAATTGTATGCTCTCTAATAAATCAACTTCTGTGTGATCTAGTAATTCTTTAAAGTGTTACCATGCATTAATTTGTCACTATATGTTTTTCTACAAGATGTCAGAATGTGTTGCAGATCCTGCTGGACAAAGTGATGTAATTGTTTGGGTGTTGGTGATGTTTTGAAGAGCTTGGTTAAATAAATTGTTTGCAAACGATTGTGTCCATGGTCTCCCATTAGATAAAAGGGTATCAGATCTGTAAAAGGTTTTGAATATTTCCTGATTActatgtacactatatgaccagaAGT
This region of Anguilla anguilla isolate fAngAng1 chromosome 5, fAngAng1.pri, whole genome shotgun sequence genomic DNA includes:
- the LOC118226784 gene encoding uncharacterized protein LOC118226784, yielding MAKPTVRMSSHRPMELWVGFVNHVPLVGTSANMVDGFIALLQGDRRAAEAKGYKGFLDSAGIHQLKPGSILQNHKSQTVIGCSAKVSKDINDYIIQAIKPGASATVTAAKAAKSGADLRKNLSASFEVLRGKLRERGIDLARDVIQAGRASRGEHVFNNALLGLYGSIIDAFIQSHVTGDDRVTLVGRIPNSRVSDAFQGHAPNGDHINLTADQRRNISTWVVHIPDNVVYVPINNILFAYMTETIRVNAVDYMHLFRLQQNNENVLHILGGTVDWINMHRVYLDPQAAEIWFTENPNLIPQFHTTEDGVQLMLRHLDPQRSTLLRDFVNDLRQAGATFY